In one Solanum lycopersicum chromosome 11, SLM_r2.1 genomic region, the following are encoded:
- the LOC138339423 gene encoding secreted RxLR effector protein 161-like — MFDSKPIDTPMGTNSKLVVEESDPLVNQIMYRGIIGSLLYLIASRPDIIYNVGMCARFQACPRDSHLKAAKCILRYLKKIGDLVLFYPASDTFDLVGFVDADFAGYQVGRKSTSGMAHFLGSSLISWGSKKQNSVALSTAEAEYVVAAACCSQLLWIRQHLEDFGIHIKAIPLICDNTSVVSMGKNPVHHKRTKHIDVRHHFLRDNVDKGNIILTYCQTEEQIADIFTKALNKDQFERNRLNLGILISK; from the coding sequence atgtttgactctaaacctattgatactcctatgggaacaaattccaagcTTGTAGTAGAGGAATCTGATCCTCTTGTGAACCAAATAATGTATAGGGGAATCATTGGATCCTTGTTGTATCTGATTGCTAGCAGGCctgatattatttataatgttggaatgtgtgccaggtttcaagcatgtcctcgtgattcacacTTGAAGGCTGCAAAATGTATTCtcagatacttgaagaaaataGGGGACTTGGTTCTCTTTTATCCAGCAAGTGACACTTTTGACCTGGTTGGTTTTGTAGATGCTGATTTTGCGGGTTATCAAGTTGGCAGGAAGAGTACCTCTGGAatggctcatttccttggatcatcactCATATCTTGGGGAAGCAAGAAGCAGAACTCTGTGGCTCTTTCAActgctgaagctgagtatgtagTTGCTGCAGCCTGCTGTTCTCAGTTGCTGTGGATCAGACAACACTTGGAAGATTTTGGGATTCACATCAAAGCAATTCCTCTTATTTGTGACAATACAAGTGTTGTTAGTatgggaaagaatccagtccatcataaaagaacaaagcatattgatgttagacatcacttCTTGAGAGATAATGTTGATAAGGGAAATATTATACTCACATATTGTCAAACAGAGGAGCAAATTGCAGAtatcttcaccaaggctctcaacaaagatcaatttgagagaaatcgGTTGAATTTGGGTATATTGATCTCTAAGTGA